One genomic segment of Helianthus annuus cultivar XRQ/B chromosome 14, HanXRQr2.0-SUNRISE, whole genome shotgun sequence includes these proteins:
- the LOC110908557 gene encoding uncharacterized protein LOC110908557, whose product MKEHEDSVDKSTVDSTGVDKTVTEKDEGEDMMVDVVGSGAVEEDDGGGTGVSLDSNSGSEKVECVRKEPESRDQVMEDVKGSGEDCDVSHGIRVLASEKDEVVVKEGEVTGSVETKVLIDVESVEEVADRKIADSSVLTTNLGSEEVDMVVEEGSVDTSLVCGDNQSSAVKVAGSRTDEIDERVKEDSLHPSTEVKPDDAQKTTVGDCVVNEKLEKENEVLDSTKISEPLVTVNPGSEDIDVVVVTETAVIVEKVKEAGEGEINVHAENLDQEAKVDNLREKEGFNPTSETITKTAVRVEQENEAGLNKNEEVMEQPTEPVQDVAYGNGVMDDKTEKGNEVVDSDKIPESLTTVNLSLDGVNSVPPNADTVEHPIVSREDADVDRGDAAGMDIDEVLGWKDEVSGIDVTANSEANVEQKLLGSSNEPVLIQHREEHVKSREPIVYGRRAHVEVPLYESRDVEQKLPESSSPVSEDENLKIETDSEEDDDDDDGSGQEDEQKADREKPELHGNRNMLSLHQSSYFKPPENEGEFSVSDLVWGKVRSHPWWPGQIIDPSNASKKAMKYYKKDSFLVAYFGDHSFAWNSSSVLKPFHANFSQLEKQTDTEIFKIAANCALEEVSRRVELGLACSCVPKEIYKTIEYQVIENAGVKKQSEKRRGKDESASVSSFEPDKLVDYVRLLAQGPAQGGKLDLAITKAQLSSYSHYKGHRELPEFLDCGDMLEDVSMQETVKKVEKVRKKGGKSENDLTESVNLNKEIILSDITDDAPAPASVGRTSKLVSSSGSKKRKARVSISNGSVKKPNRPAKKVSPAPVSTPKPSFKIGEMIQRVASQLTGPVVKSGSDAKVDLGQHVDQIVQTPENSQTGASASAADMLSQLHLTAQDPMKDHSFFQTIIPFFYERRAAVFTKSLKKPSTVEQPDNDTKPKPSNENDPEEFDFDFDFDDVNDSYWTDRIIQNHTEDQPVQVDDQNGAVEEQQPIVEYEPEKPAKRKRRSSKKQKRVEPEPEPEVEEESEIDRKRRENLATEIVLKFEEGINFRSEVQLNKMFRRFGPLMESETEVDRAGGRARVVFKRCFDAEVAHNSAGRFNIFGSVNVSYELNYSPLVSYKPLPLPVLEQEAPPVLEQEPPPVLEQEVPRVLEQEVPVLQEDPMDAS is encoded by the coding sequence ATGAAAGAACATGAGGATAGTGTTGATAAATCTACTGTTGATTCTACTGGTGTAGATAAAACTGTAACTGAGAAAGATGAAGGGGAGGATATGATGGTGGATGTTGTGGGTTCTGGTgctgttgaagaagatgatggtgggGGTACAGGTGTTAGTTTGGATAGCAACTCGGGGTCCGAGAAAGTGGAGTGTGTGCGAAAAGAGCCAGAGAGTCGAGATCAGGTTATGGAGGATGTTAAAGGTTCGGGTGAGGATTGTGATGTTTCGCATGGAATTAGGGTTTTAGCGTCGGAGAAAGATGAAGTTGTGGTGAAAGAGGGAGAAGTTACTGGTTCGGTTGAAACTAAGGTTTTGATCGATGTGGAATCTGTTGAAGAGGTAGCTGACCGAAAAATTGCTGATTCATCGGTTTTAACAACTAATCTTGGTTCAGAGGAAGTTGACATGGTAGTAGAGGAGGGTTCTGTTGATACAAGTTTAGTTTGTGGTGATAATCAAAGTTCTGCAGTTAAGGTGGCCGGTTCAAGAACCGATGAAATTGACGAAAGGGTTAAAGAAGATAGTTTGCATCCATCAACTGAAGTTAAACCAGATGATGCTCAAAAAACTACTGTTGGAGATTGTGTGGTAAAtgagaaacttgaaaaagaaaatgaagtgtTAGATTCAACAAAGATTTCAGAGCCGTTGGTGACAGTGAACCCTGGTTCTGAGGATATTGATGTGGTGGTTGTAACTGAAACTGCTGTAATAGTCGAAAAGGTAAAAGAAGCGGGTGAAGGTGAAATTAACGTGCATGCTGAAAATCTTGACCAAGAAGCCAAAGTTGACAATTTGAGGGAAAAAGAGGGTTTCAATCCAACAAGTGAAACTATAACTAAAACTGCTGTAAGAGTTGAACAGGAAAATGAAGCGGGTTTGAACAAAAATGAGGAGGTCATGGAACAGCCTACGGAACCTGTTCAAGATGTGGCTTACGGAAACGGTGTTATGGATGATAAAACAGAAAAAGGCAATGAGGTTGTAGATTCTGATAAGATTCCAGAATCGTTGACCACAGTCAACCTCAGTCTGGATGGAGTCAACAGTGTACCACCTAATGCAGATACAGTCGAACATCCGATAGTTTCACGTGAAGATGCTGACGTGGACAGAGGAGATGCAGCAGGGATGGATATCGATGAAGTACTGGGTTGGAAAGATGAAGTCTCAGGGATTGATGTTACCGCAAACTCTGAAGCTAATGTGGAACAGAAGCTTCTGGGATCTTCTAACGAACCAGTTTTAATCCAACATCGAGAGGAACATGTTAAGTCTCGAGAACCGATCGTGTACGGGCGCCGTGCGCATGTTGAGGTTCCGCTCTACGAGTCACGGGATGTAGAACAGAAGCTTCCGGAATCATCTTCCCCTGTATCAGAAGATGAAAATTTAAAGATCGAAACAGATTCAGAagaggatgacgatgatgatgatggatcCGGGCAAGAAGATGAGCAAAAAGCAGACAGAGAGAAACCGGAGCTTCACGGAAACAGAAATATGCTTTCACTGCATCAATCGTCGTATTTCAAGCCACCAGAAAACGAAGGTGAGTTCTCTGTTTCGGATTTAGTTTGGGGTAAAGTAAGAAGCCATCCGTGGTGGCCCGGACAGATAATCGATCCTTCTAACGCATCAAAGAAGGCCATGAAATATTACAAAAAAGATAGCTTTTTAGTAGCATATTTCGGAGACCATTCGTTCGCGTGGAACAGTTCGTCCGTTTTAAAGCCGTTTCATGCTAACTTCTCTCAACTTGAGAAGCAAACCGATACCGAAATCTTTAAAATCGCAGCCAATTGTGCGTTGGAAGAAGTGAGTAGACGTGTCGAGTTAGGGCTTGCATGCTCTTGTGTTCCGAAAGAAATCTATAAAACGATTGAATATCAGGTTATAGAAAATGCTGGAGTTAAAAAACAATCGGAAAAAAGACGCGGAAAAGATGAATCCGCCAGCGTGAGTTCTTTCGAGCCCGATAAACTTGTGGATTACGTGAGATTACTGGCCCAGGGCCCGGCGCAAGGTGGTAAACTGGATCTTGCAATAACTAAGGCTCAGTTATCGTCGTACAGTCATTACAAAGGGCATCGAGAGCTTCCGGAGTTTTTGGATTGTGGAGATATGTTGGAAGATGTTTCTATGCAAGAAACGGTTAAAAAGGTTGAAAAAGTTCGTAAAAAGGGTGGGAAATCCGAGAATGATTTGACCGAAAGTGTAAACCTTAATAAGGAGATAATTTTATCTGATATAACCGATGATGCACCCGCACCTGCATCTGTAGGTAGGACCAGCAAGCTGGTTTCTTCATCTGGTTCGAAAAAACGAAAGGCACGCGTTTCCATTTCTAACGGTTCGGTAAAAAAACCAAACCGTCCTGCCAAGAAAGTGTCTCCTGCTCCAGTTTCAACTCCAAAGCCGTCTTTCAAAATCGGTGAAATGATTCAAAGAGTTGCAAGCCAACTGACCGGGCCGGTTGTCAAGTCTGGTAGTGACGCGAAGGTTGACCTTGGTCAACATGTTGACCAAATCGTGCAGACGCCTGAAAACAGTCAAACGGGAGCATCAGCATCTGCAGCTGATATGCTGTCACAACTGCATTTAACTGCTCAAGATCCCATGAAAGATCATAGTTTTTTTCAGACGATCATCCCCTTCTTTTACGAACGAAGAGCAGCGGTTTTTACTAAATCTTTAAAGAAACCTTCGACTGTCGAACAGCCCGACAATGATACGAAGCCAAAACCGTCAAATGAAAACGATCCTGAAGAGTTTGACTTCGACTTTGACTTTGATGATGTTAATGATTCGTATTGGACGGATAGGATTATTCAAAACCATACTGAAGACCAACCGGTGCAAGTTGATGATCAAAACGGTGCAGTGGAAGAACAACAACCGATAGTGGAATACGAACCGGAGAAACCCGCAAAACGAAAACGCCGATCAAGTAAAAAACAAAAACGGGTTGAACCTGAACCGGAACCGGAAGTTGAGGAAGAATCAGAGATCGATAGGAAAAGGCGGGAAAATCTGGCTACAGAGATTGTATTGAAGTTTGAAGAGGGTATCAACTTTCGATCAGAGGTTCAGTTGAATAAAATGTTTAGACGATTTGGGCCGTTGATGGAATCAGAAACTGAAGTTGATCGCGCAGGCGGACGGGCCCGGGTGGTGTTCAAGAGATGTTTTGATGCAGAAGTGGCTCATAATAGTGCTGGAAGGTTCAACATTTTCGGGTCTGTTAATGTAAGTTACGAGCTCAACTATAGCCCGTTAGTATCGTATAAACCGTTGCCGCTACCGGTATTAGAACAAGAGGCACCGCCGGTATTAGAACAAGAGCCACCGCCGGTATTAGAACAAGAGGTACCGCGGGTATTAGAACAAGAGGTACCGGTATTACAAGAAGACCCAATGGATGCAAGCTAA